One segment of Paenibacillus sp. FSL R7-0337 DNA contains the following:
- a CDS encoding O-antigen ligase family protein, translating into MSKPVYGKYAVQSRNVEKISSYIWALAIGFIVFLAWTPFQVGLFNGQQIDFEKPIYMSSLLSSLLLLVWIGLYFTKFRLEGQRDVLAVASLLLPATYALSLIGAASHYMAMNLLFVQSMYVAIFIIALYLLQQKQLNVVIQNAILAIAYFIVGFGLLNWLGSSKFAGSLVGWFSNTVRGDKYLDAVMTDSNGLRLTSIFQYANTYAAFLMAFLFVAVYALVRSKKWYGTLTHSFMLVPIIVSLLLTLSRGGLVMLPVVFILLLLFLKPAQQILWIIHLAISGLAALLVTNPLTTLGTELNTAFNSSAALKAWAYLLGASAVVAALGWVIQRYMAPWLQDKLSSSETRKFTGLWIPLGSVIAVAIIAFLLIGTGLKSILPDNIETRLENINFKQHSVLERFTFYKDAMKVVKDYPILGSGGGGWSALYEEYQNNPYVSRQVHNFFLQYLIEVGIVGFIVFMGFIGFIFYKYIRSYLKRDKDEFNNGFFFYIIALSILVHSLLDFNMSYAFMGILVFIGLAGMGAEMDNKPLRQSWNKAGIRMGYLAVLTTGTIFLLFLSINYIGSSDAALKGKNLVSVSTSYEEIKTPLVKALDARPYHPEAALYLSTLDMQVFKQIQDEQYLSEASNVLTRALKDEPYNKNLLAQMASYYDLKGQPDMALAVYSDNAYKFNWDITWYESLINRAQILAAAANDQKDAAKKQEYLTVGLDAYKHVVDGIEHLKTLPPEQLQGRPFSVTPAIALNVGKLQIISGQNDVATATLKLGLSDDYSDTTNREVARWYLAAQKKAGAAVDQPVYDKLVAADPAEAAAIEAIVNTQY; encoded by the coding sequence GTGTCGAAACCAGTATACGGTAAATATGCGGTTCAGTCGAGAAATGTTGAAAAGATATCCAGTTACATATGGGCGTTAGCGATAGGGTTCATTGTTTTTTTGGCCTGGACCCCTTTTCAAGTGGGATTATTTAATGGACAGCAGATTGACTTTGAGAAGCCAATTTATATGTCCTCGCTGCTTAGCAGCCTGTTGCTGCTGGTGTGGATAGGCCTATACTTCACCAAGTTCAGGCTGGAGGGACAGCGTGATGTGCTTGCCGTGGCCTCGTTGTTATTACCTGCTACCTACGCATTGTCGCTTATTGGCGCTGCTTCGCATTATATGGCGATGAACCTGCTGTTTGTACAGAGCATGTATGTCGCAATATTCATTATAGCGTTATATTTGCTCCAGCAAAAGCAACTAAATGTTGTCATTCAAAATGCTATTCTGGCTATTGCTTATTTCATCGTCGGTTTCGGTCTGCTGAACTGGCTTGGCAGTTCGAAATTCGCCGGGAGCCTGGTAGGCTGGTTCTCCAATACGGTGCGTGGTGATAAATATTTGGATGCAGTCATGACGGACTCTAACGGGCTGCGTCTGACCTCCATTTTTCAGTATGCCAATACTTATGCAGCCTTCCTCATGGCCTTCCTGTTCGTAGCGGTGTATGCCCTGGTCCGCTCCAAAAAGTGGTACGGCACGCTGACACACAGCTTCATGCTGGTGCCGATTATTGTATCTCTCCTGCTGACCTTGTCCCGTGGGGGACTTGTCATGCTGCCTGTAGTGTTCATCCTGCTCCTGCTGTTCCTGAAGCCTGCACAGCAGATTCTCTGGATTATTCATCTGGCAATATCCGGACTTGCAGCTCTGTTGGTTACTAATCCGCTGACAACACTCGGCACGGAACTGAACACGGCGTTTAACTCATCGGCTGCGCTTAAGGCGTGGGCTTACCTGCTTGGAGCCTCAGCGGTGGTGGCAGCTCTGGGCTGGGTGATTCAACGTTATATGGCTCCTTGGCTGCAGGACAAGCTGAGTAGCTCGGAAACCCGTAAATTCACGGGTCTTTGGATTCCACTTGGCTCAGTTATAGCTGTGGCTATCATTGCTTTCCTGCTGATCGGGACAGGCTTGAAAAGTATTTTACCGGATAATATCGAGACGCGCCTGGAGAACATTAACTTCAAGCAGCATAGTGTACTCGAACGCTTTACTTTCTATAAAGATGCTATGAAGGTAGTTAAGGATTATCCGATTCTCGGATCAGGCGGGGGTGGCTGGTCTGCATTATATGAAGAGTATCAGAACAACCCTTATGTGAGCCGCCAAGTTCATAACTTCTTCCTTCAGTACTTGATCGAAGTCGGGATTGTCGGGTTCATTGTATTTATGGGCTTCATCGGATTTATTTTCTACAAATACATCCGTTCCTACCTGAAGCGTGACAAGGATGAGTTCAATAACGGGTTCTTCTTCTACATTATTGCGCTGTCTATCCTTGTACACAGTCTGCTGGACTTTAATATGAGTTACGCGTTCATGGGTATTCTGGTGTTCATCGGTTTGGCTGGTATGGGCGCTGAAATGGATAACAAACCGCTCCGTCAGAGCTGGAATAAAGCCGGCATTCGGATGGGATACTTGGCTGTTCTGACCACCGGGACGATATTCCTGCTGTTCCTGTCGATCAACTACATCGGGTCCAGCGATGCTGCTCTCAAGGGTAAAAATTTAGTTTCGGTTAGTACTTCCTATGAGGAGATCAAAACTCCTTTGGTCAAAGCATTAGATGCCCGTCCATACCATCCAGAAGCAGCATTATACTTGTCCACTCTTGACATGCAGGTATTCAAGCAAATTCAAGATGAGCAGTATCTGTCTGAAGCATCCAATGTGTTGACGCGCGCTCTGAAAGATGAGCCTTACAACAAAAATCTATTGGCTCAAATGGCCAGCTATTACGATCTGAAGGGCCAACCTGACATGGCATTGGCAGTATACAGTGACAATGCCTACAAGTTCAACTGGGATATCACTTGGTATGAGTCATTGATTAACCGTGCTCAGATACTTGCTGCGGCAGCTAATGATCAGAAGGATGCGGCCAAGAAGCAAGAATACCTCACCGTCGGACTGGATGCGTATAAGCATGTTGTAGATGGCATAGAGCATTTGAAGACCTTGCCTCCTGAGCAGTTGCAGGGCCGTCCGTTCTCGGTTACCCCTGCCATTGCATTAAATGTGGGTAAGCTACAGATCATCTCAGGACAAAATGATGTAGCTACCGCTACGTTGAAGCTTGGTTTAAGTGACGACTACAGTGATACTACTAACCGCGAG